A genome region from Arachis duranensis cultivar V14167 chromosome 8, aradu.V14167.gnm2.J7QH, whole genome shotgun sequence includes the following:
- the LOC107461954 gene encoding uncharacterized protein LOC107461954 yields MEWKLKFPNAVVHRLIESGSDHALLLMETEPQSWHSKRRFKYQEHCCGEEDVKRIVSEVWRMEVVGSAMFSLAQKLKVCRHRLVQWQKTHKENSRKEIEDLQAKLEELRVAGINGGEEVISLEKKLELAYLKEESYWQEKSRVKWLKEGDQNTRFFHQKFQSRMQRNKI; encoded by the coding sequence ATGGAATGGAAGTTGAAGTTTCCGAATGCAGTGGTGCACAGGCTCATAGAGTCAGGCTCGGATCATGCTCTACTTTTGATGGAAACCGAACCTCAATCCTGGCATAGTAAAAGGCGGTTTAAATACCAGGAACATTGCTGTGGAGAAGAGGATGTCAAGAGAATTGTCAGTGAAGTGTGGAGAATGGAAGTTGTAGGCTCAGCTATGTTCTCCTTGGCCCAAAAGTTGAAAGTTTGTAGACATAGACTAGTTCAATGGCAGAAAACTCACAAAGAAAACTCTCGAAAAGAAATTGAGGACCTTCAAGCTAAACTAGAGGAGTTGCGGGTGGCTGGAATCAATGGAGGAGAGGAGGTTATCAGTTTGGAGAAGAAGTTGGAGCTGGCATATTTGAAAGAAGAGAGCTATTGGCAAGAAAAATCTAGAGTCAAGTGGCTAAAAGAAGGAGATCAGAACACTAGATTCTTTCACCAAAAATTTCAATCAAGGATGCAAAGGAACAAAATTTAG